GTCTTCTGTCAGCGTCACGACCTCAGTCTCGGTCACCGTCGACCCATCGATGACAGCGACGGCTTTCACGTCATAACGACCCGGCATACGCTCGAGCTCCACCTCACCGCCCCCCTCATCAATTCGACCGACTTGTGCACCGTCCACCCACACGTTCGTCAACGGTACGTCCGATGTCACAACGAGCGTCTTCGGCAACAATTCAATCCGATAGTCCGAGAAACCAAACCGTCCTGCCCCCGTATCGACGAGCCGGAACAACCCATCCGTCTCCATACCTTGCTCCCGGTCGGCGCGGTCCCGCGCTACTTCCGAGATGGCCTCGCCCCGAATCGTTTTCTCTTCATTCAACCAGCCCATGAAGCGGAGCGCCTCGGCTCGCGTCAGCGGTTCCGATTCATACTCGACGTTCTCCTGGAAGAAGCTGACGTCCTCGTTCAACAGCGCCTCTTTGAACCGGACATGAGTCTTGTCATTGGCTGCTGCCGGTTGATATCCCCAGCGATAGACGGCCCCGGCGATCAGCCCGAGCACGATTGTCGCAAGGAGGACATAATAGATTCGCCTCCGCCGTACCGTTTTTTTCGATCGTACATACGCCATCCGTTTACTTCCTCTCTTGATTGCTGTTGTTTCTAGTCTAAGACGATTCATCCTCCCGGACAATCATTCTTCCGCCTGAATTTCCATGTTATGATGAAGTGGAATAGTCATTTACGAATGGAGGAACCCACATGCACACTGAAGCCAACTGTATTTTTTGTAAAATCGTCCAGAACGAGATTCCTTCTTATAAGGTATACGAGGACGACGCCGTCGTCGCGTTCCTCGATATCTCGCAGGTCACGAAAGGCCATACGCTCGTCATCCCAAAACATCACGCCCGAAACATTTATGAACTGCCAGCCGACGTCGCCCGGGACGTCTTCCAAGCCGTGCCTTCTATCGCAAACGCCATCCAGCGCGAGACGGGTGCGATCGGCATGAACATCCTATCGAACGCCGAAGCAATCGCCGGACAAACGGTTTACCATTTCCATATGCATCTGTTGCCACGCTATGGCGAGACAGATGGATTTGACGCAAAATGGGAGACGCACCAAGACGATTACTCCACTGAAGACATGCAAGCCATCGCTGCCGGCATCAAAGCGAAGCTATGAAAAAATGGACCGCCGCTCCTGGAGCGACCGGTCCATTGTCTTATGTGCCCTTATGACGAATTGATCGAATCGAGATGACGTTTCCGCTCTTCCTCGATTTGGGCCCGTTCGACTTGTAATTTAATCGCTTGCTCGTACAACTGTTGCCGCGATTTGACAGATTCCGCTTGTTCGAATTCTTTTCTTAACAAATTTAGACGGGCGTCTATTTCAACGAGTCGCTTTTCAAGCAAAGTTTGTTTACGCGTCTGTTCATTCTGTTCCGACGCTTCATATCCCGCCTCGAGTGCTTCCAATATTGTCTGTGCCCAAGGGTCATCTCCCCGTCGCTTGGCCGCGTTATACAGGTCTAGCATGTCATCAACCCAACGCTTTTGCATGTTCACTGGAGGTCACCTTCCTTTACCCATAGTTTAAAATAAAATGATTTTTCGGTCAAAATTGAATGTTCTGAAAATTTTTATTTAAGATATAGGTTTTTAATCACTCTTTTTTGGTAAAATAATATGAAAAGAATGTATTGTAGCATCAGTGTGCTTGAGGAGGGGAATGTATTGTCGAGTCACAATCGTCGAGAGTGGGTTGCATTTGGCTTCGTCGTAGCGTTTTTAGGGGTTGCGACCGTGAAGAAAATCGCCCGTGGAACGGCAAATGACGCCGCGGCCAATCAACACCGGGCGTCCACAATCACTACGTTGAAAGAACAATTCCAAAAAGTTGCCAAGGACGCGTCGCAAGTGGCCGCGGCCGGTAAATTGCAAGGGAAAGAATTGACGGATCAAGTGAAAGCCGAAGTCGAACGTTATCAACAAGACATTCAGCCTTCAATCGAGCGGATCCAAGGAAACCTAGACGAGCTTTCGAACGTACAGTCAGACATGACCGAAGCGAAAGCGGAAAAGACCAACTGACCGGTCTGTTGTCATCGCCCGTCGTTTTAGTCACATTGTATCCGGAAAGGATGGATCGACATGGAACATGAAAAAGAATTCACTGGCCCTGAGGCCATGCTCTATAGTCATAAAATCATTCAACTTAGTAAGGCATTGTGGAAGACGGTCGAGAAAGACTGGCAGAATTGGATCAAGCCGTTCGATTTGAACATTAACGAACACCATATTTTATGGATCGCTCACGCCCTCGGCGGCGCCTCGATCTCAGAGATCGCCAAATACGGGGTTATGCACGTATCGACGGCGTTCAACTTCTCGAAGAAACTCGAAGACCGCGGTTTACTCACGTTCTTGAAAAAGGAGACGGACAAACGAAACACGTACGTCCAATTGACGCCTGAAGGTGAAGCGCTCTTGCTCGAGACGATTCATGCGTTCGATCCGGAAGAGAACGGCGTCTTCCGCGCCTCCCTCCCGCTCCAAGAATTGTACGGGAAATTCCCGGACTTGACGGACATCACCGCGATCGTTCGCCGCTTGTATGGCGACAACTTCATGGACATCTTCGCTGAAACGTCGAAGATGATCACAGAAGAAGCCGGACGTCGCCCTGAGGATGACGAGATCAGTAAAGAAGCTTGACCTGCCGATACAGCGGTTCCGTGACGTCTAGCGCCATTCCTTGGCGCACGCACGCCTCGAGAATCGTCTCGGCCTCTAAATGAGGATGAAGCATGCCGACGAAATGAACGAGCAAAGGCTCTACGGACGACAGACCGTAGCGCGCTTGCTCGTTTTGTCGTTCTCGGATATCATCAAGCAGCGCGAAAAACGCGACGACTTCTTGCCGTGTCAGATTCGCCTTGAGCACCTCATGTTCAAAGGGCCGCTCCGACCAATCGACCGCCCCGAGCAACAGTTCCATTTGAAACGATAATTGATTGATTTTCTCTTCTAACGACACGTTCTCCACCCCATCATTTCACATTCTCTTTCATCATTATACGACACGTTTCTGTGCTATGATACTACACAGGCAAGAGAACAGCTGTTATCATTAACAAAATGTGGTATAGTCGGATTTAGAAACTTATAGATTTTTAGGGGTGGAATATATGTCAAACGGAATGACGAACGAACCGAACAAACAAAACAAGAAGTTTTCAACAGGCGCCCTCGTCGGCGCATCAGCGATTGCACTTCTCATCGGTGTCGGCGGCACATATGCGGCGACAAACGGCGGGTCTTCGGACAACTCAGAAGTTGTTTCCTTTGAAGGCGGCGAAGTGACACGCGGCGAGATCGCGGACATGAGCTACGACCGTATGGTCCCACAACTAGCTTTCCAAGAAACGATGAACGAGTTGCTTGAAAAAGAATACGGCGACAAAGTCGAACAAGACAAAGTTGACGAAGAGTTCAGCAAGACTGAAGAGCAGTTCAACTCGAAAGAAGAGTTCGAGCAAGCGATTCAACAAGCCGGTATGACTGACACGGACGAGTTCAAAGAAGCGCTCCGCGGACAAATGCTCGTCGATGCAGCGAAGTCAGAACTCGTCGAAGTGACGGACGAAGACATCGAGGCACAATTCGCGAAAGAGAACGTCGAAGTCAAAGCGAGCCACATCCTCGTTGAGACAGAAGAAGAAGCCCAAGCGATCATCAAAGAATTGAACGATGGCGCCGACTTCGCAGACGTCGCGAAAGAGAAATCGACAGACACAGGTTCTGGTGAAAAAGGTGGCGACCTCGGTTACTTCTCAGCCGGCGCCATGGTCCCAGAGTTTGAAGAATACGCGTTCCAAGAAGACGTGGTCGGAAAAGTCTCTGAGCCGGTCCAATCACAATTCGGTTTCCACGTCATCAAAGTCATGGATCGTAAAGAAAAAGATCTTAAACTCGAAGACGAGAAAGATCGCATCCGTGAAGAATTGGCAACTGAAAAAGCAGCCTCTGTCGACGCGAACAAGATCTACGCCGAGTTGATCGAGAAATATAACGTCGACGTGAAAGATGCGAAAGCTTCAACACAGTTCGACGCTGTGAAAGACGCCATCAAAGCGTCAGAAGAAGGTACAGAAGAAGCACCGGCCGAAGAATCGACCGAGCAATAAGCAAAAGACGTCCCGCGGGACGTCTTTTTTGTATGCCTTCATAGCTTCGGTTTATAAAACGCACGGTTATCGAGTGCCATGACCCGCTCAGTGAACGCTCCGGGTTCGATCCCCTCGAACGCCTTCTCGAACATGTTCATCCGGGCATCGATATTGTCGATGAAGAACAACATCTCAGCTTCCGGGAGCTGTGGCGCGTTCGCCGATCCCCACTCCGGTTTCCCGTGATGACTGAGGACGAGATGTTGGAGCAACGTCACGACTTCGCGGTCGGTCCCGAGTTCTCGGGCCACGACCTCGATTTCAGACGCCATGAGCGACAAGTGGCCGAGCAGTTTCCCTTCAAGCGTATACTCCGGCGTGATCGCATCCGACAACTCGATCACTTTCGCCAAGTCGTGGAGCACGACACCTGAGACGAGCAAATCACGATTCAATTGCGGGTACAAGTCACACATCGTTTCAGCGAGTTTCAGCATCGACAAGACATGGAACGCAAGGCCCGAATAGACCGCATGGTGGTGTCGCACCGCAGCCGGATACGTGAAGTAAGCGCCTTCGTTCCGGTCGACGAGCGCAGTCACGAGCTCACGCATGCCCGCGTGTCCGATCGCATCGATATAGCCGCGAATCCCCGTCTCGAGTTCTGACTTCGGCACTGGGGCCGAGCGCACGTATGGCGCGATGTCCGTCTCACCTTCGATGATGGAGATTTGTTTCAACTTCAACTGGGTCCGGCCACGGTAGTCCATCACTTCCCCGGAAGCATGGACAATCTTTTTCGTCGCATATTTTTCCGTATCGGCACTGTCCCATACTTTCGTCTCAATCTCCCCGCTCTCGTCGCATAGGATGAGCGTCAAATATGGTTTGCCGTTCCCGGCGAGTCCTCGATACGATTGTTTAATCATCACATATTGGTTCAACGTGTCGCCCACTTTGAGCTGCCCGATTTTAGTAGTCGTCAAAAAAAGCACCTCTCTTCTTGTCAGTACCTTCATCTTAACGAAAGTTCACGTGAGATGCCAACTTTCTTAGGAAAGCGGGAATACTTGAGGGAGAAGGAGATTGGGGGAATGGAAGATGAGTTGGAAATGGTATACACGACCCGAAGAAATCGTACAGGTCGACAATCACTATGAGGAAGCGTACACGTATTGGCTCGAACAATTGACGACGGCGAAAGTGACAAAAATCATCGTCGAACGCGATTATATGTACGGATCGCTCACGCTCGATTATGAACAGTTGGGACGCGAACCACAAAAAATCGGGCACTATTTCGTGACCCGGGACTTTTTATGGACAATCGGATTCGATGAGCTGTATTGCGAGACAGTGGCCCCGAAGCAGTACGACTCGCCAATCGAGGCGTTCTATGACCTGCTCTCTGAAAAGATGGACTATTATTTCCACGGCATCGATGAGTATGAAGAACGCTTGATGATGACCCAACGCGAGATGAGCGGGCAAGTCCCGCCCGAATTTATGAATGAGATTTTCGGGCTCCGCAGCGAGATTGAACGATGGTCTGACACTGTCGTCCCGTACCGCGAACTGCTCATGGCCGGGCGCGAGGCGTTTCTCGACATGGACTTAAACGAATTGAAAGCGTATCGTCTCGCCAAATATCGCGTCAATCGTCTTCTAACGTTGATCGAACATTACCAAGAAGACGTCATCGCGATGACCGATTTGGCTGCGACGTTATCAAACTTCCGTGGCAACGAGATCATGAAGGCGCTCACCGTTTTCACGGCCTTGACGACGCCCGTCGTCGCGTTCGGTGCGGTCTGGGGCATGAATTTCAAACAAATGCCCGAGCTCGAGTGGCCGCTCGGCTATTTGTTCGCCTGGCTTATGATCATCGGCTTTACGGTTTTGATCTATTTCTGGTTAAAGCAAAAAAATTGGATTGGGTCGCTCCTGCAATTCCCGAATCAAATCCGTAGCCAAGAAAAGTTAGATAAACAGCGCAACAAACGAAATAAGCAAAACTAGCAAAAAACGAACAAAAGTTCGGTATACTGAAAGGAGCAGATGATACAGAAAGGTGATGTTCATGGAACGATTGATCATCCATGTCGATATGGACGCGTTTTACGCCTCGGTCGAACAACGCGACCGCCCCGACTTACGAGATAAACCGGTCATCGTCGGTGGCGCCCCTCACAGCCGTGGGGTGGTCGCCACTTGTTCGTATGAGGCGAGAAAATACGGCGTGCACAGCGCCATGTCCTCACGGCGGGCGTTCGCACTCTGTCCGCAGGCGACGTTCGTCAAACCGCGGTTTCACGTCTATCGGCACGTCAGCCAACAAGTGATGGCCATTTTCAAATCGATCACGCCGCTCGTCGAACCGCTCTCGCTCGACGAGGCGTACTTGGACGTGACGGAGAATACGCTCATGAGCACGTCCGGCCCTTATATCGCGCGCTACATCCTTGGGGAAATCAAACGCCGGACCGGACTGACCGCTTCAGCCGGGGTCGCCCCGTCGAAGTTTGTCGCCAAGATCGCCTCAGGATTCAACAAACCGAACGGACTGACGGTCGTCGAGGCGGATGATGTCGAGGCGTTCCTCGCCCCGCTCCCGATCACGACGATGCACGGGGTCGGCAAAGTGACCGCCCAGACGTTGTTCAA
This sequence is a window from Exiguobacterium mexicanum. Protein-coding genes within it:
- a CDS encoding HIT family protein — encoded protein: MHTEANCIFCKIVQNEIPSYKVYEDDAVVAFLDISQVTKGHTLVIPKHHARNIYELPADVARDVFQAVPSIANAIQRETGAIGMNILSNAEAIAGQTVYHFHMHLLPRYGETDGFDAKWETHQDDYSTEDMQAIAAGIKAKL
- a CDS encoding HTH-type transcriptional regulator Hpr → MEHEKEFTGPEAMLYSHKIIQLSKALWKTVEKDWQNWIKPFDLNINEHHILWIAHALGGASISEIAKYGVMHVSTAFNFSKKLEDRGLLTFLKKETDKRNTYVQLTPEGEALLLETIHAFDPEENGVFRASLPLQELYGKFPDLTDITAIVRRLYGDNFMDIFAETSKMITEEAGRRPEDDEISKEA
- a CDS encoding DUF1878 family protein codes for the protein MSLEEKINQLSFQMELLLGAVDWSERPFEHEVLKANLTRQEVVAFFALLDDIRERQNEQARYGLSSVEPLLVHFVGMLHPHLEAETILEACVRQGMALDVTEPLYRQVKLLY
- a CDS encoding peptidylprolyl isomerase, producing the protein MSNGMTNEPNKQNKKFSTGALVGASAIALLIGVGGTYAATNGGSSDNSEVVSFEGGEVTRGEIADMSYDRMVPQLAFQETMNELLEKEYGDKVEQDKVDEEFSKTEEQFNSKEEFEQAIQQAGMTDTDEFKEALRGQMLVDAAKSELVEVTDEDIEAQFAKENVEVKASHILVETEEEAQAIIKELNDGADFADVAKEKSTDTGSGEKGGDLGYFSAGAMVPEFEEYAFQEDVVGKVSEPVQSQFGFHVIKVMDRKEKDLKLEDEKDRIREELATEKAASVDANKIYAELIEKYNVDVKDAKASTQFDAVKDAIKASEEGTEEAPAEESTEQ
- a CDS encoding HD domain-containing protein, giving the protein MIKQSYRGLAGNGKPYLTLILCDESGEIETKVWDSADTEKYATKKIVHASGEVMDYRGRTQLKLKQISIIEGETDIAPYVRSAPVPKSELETGIRGYIDAIGHAGMRELVTALVDRNEGAYFTYPAAVRHHHAVYSGLAFHVLSMLKLAETMCDLYPQLNRDLLVSGVVLHDLAKVIELSDAITPEYTLEGKLLGHLSLMASEIEVVARELGTDREVVTLLQHLVLSHHGKPEWGSANAPQLPEAEMLFFIDNIDARMNMFEKAFEGIEPGAFTERVMALDNRAFYKPKL
- a CDS encoding magnesium transporter CorA family protein, with the protein product MSWKWYTRPEEIVQVDNHYEEAYTYWLEQLTTAKVTKIIVERDYMYGSLTLDYEQLGREPQKIGHYFVTRDFLWTIGFDELYCETVAPKQYDSPIEAFYDLLSEKMDYYFHGIDEYEERLMMTQREMSGQVPPEFMNEIFGLRSEIERWSDTVVPYRELLMAGREAFLDMDLNELKAYRLAKYRVNRLLTLIEHYQEDVIAMTDLAATLSNFRGNEIMKALTVFTALTTPVVAFGAVWGMNFKQMPELEWPLGYLFAWLMIIGFTVLIYFWLKQKNWIGSLLQFPNQIRSQEKLDKQRNKRNKQN
- the dinB gene encoding DNA polymerase IV, with protein sequence MERLIIHVDMDAFYASVEQRDRPDLRDKPVIVGGAPHSRGVVATCSYEARKYGVHSAMSSRRAFALCPQATFVKPRFHVYRHVSQQVMAIFKSITPLVEPLSLDEAYLDVTENTLMSTSGPYIARYILGEIKRRTGLTASAGVAPSKFVAKIASGFNKPNGLTVVEADDVEAFLAPLPITTMHGVGKVTAQTLFKHDYHTIADLQGTRPEQLKAIFGHDRGNQLYELAHGRDSRPVVPTRERKSIGSETTFAFDLDDPEEVYERVIPEIEDVLLQLDRRELSCQTVTIKIKTSEFQARSHQIKLNHPTHDHDEIKRLARRLFDEMAITEPVRLIGMTVSELIPRIETARQLTFEELTKPSLEE